One window from the genome of Pieris rapae chromosome 8, ilPieRapa1.1, whole genome shotgun sequence encodes:
- the LOC110998836 gene encoding sodium-independent sulfate anion transporter-like gives MTVLDGIYYQDEAKIKRRFKKSIKNVCSTKTLKRKLPIIQWLPTYSFAILIQDFIAGITVGLTAIPQGIAYAIIAGLSPEYGLYAGIMGGLVYVFFGSCKDVTVGPTAIMAAMVGKYVRGYSAEFAVLAAFLAGIVELLMGVFNFGFLVEFISAPVISGFTTAAALQIASSQLKALFGLEGSSGTFFAESAVSFVKNITTATLWDPILGFGTILVLLILERVGHGCSLSGGTSQKIRWYISLSRNAVVVIIGMLAAFLIKQILDDEPVILIGDITGGLPVPKLPPFSAVVGNETYNFYDMLSSFGPQSLVLPLVAILEAVAIAKAFSGGLQVDANQEMIALGLCNIASSFVSSMPTTGSFTKTALNHASGVQTPAGGIFNCLLIILSLTTLTSTFYYIPKASLAGLIITAMLSMIDYKMFGRLWTHSKRELCILIATVIICLGVGLEYGIMTGVCFDAAIILYGKARPTLDFYTLKASKADLIVVPLNYNFSYCAAEHVRNILLKAALNASQDCFIVIDGTNLINLDTTVASNLMSVSQNIDKRACPVLFLNFDDRLKKMCIAIKPLFAEKFISTVTISDVVDVYLKNM, from the coding sequence ATGACTGTGCTTGATGGAATTTATTATCAGGATGAAGCGAAAATCAAAAGAAGATTCAAAAAGTCAATCAAAAATGTGTGCAGTACCAAAACATTGAAAAGAAAGTTGCCAATTATACAATGGCTCCCAACATACAGCTTCGCTATCTTAATACAAGACTTTATAGCAGGAATAACTGTGGGCTTAACGGCTATCCCTCAAGGTATTGCGTACGCTATCATCGCCGGTCTGTCTCCCGAATATGGTTTATATGCTGGAATTATGGGTGGATTAGTGTATGTGTTCTTCGGTAGCTGTAAAGATGTAACAGTAGGGCCAACAGCGATTATGGCAGCAATGGTTGGCAAATACGTAAGAGGTTACTCAGCCGAATTTGCTGTACTGGCGGCGTTTCTGGCTGGCATAGTGGAGTTATTAATGggagtttttaattttggatttCTGGTCGAATTTATATCCGCACCAGTGATCAGTGGTTTTACTACGGCGGCTGCGCTGCAGATAGCATCATCACAGTTGAAAGCACTTTTCGGTCTTGAAGGCTCATCAGGGACGTTTTTTGCTGAATCCGCTGTGAGTTTTGTCAAGAATATAACGACTGCAACGCTTTGGGATCCCATTCTTGGCTTTGGAACGATACTTGTATTGTTGATTCTAGAACGTGTTGGTCATGGATGTTCTTTGTCTGGTGGCACTTCACAAAAAATCAGATGGTATATATCTCTTAGTAGAAACGCTGTTGTGGTAATTATTGGAATGTTAGCAGCATTTCTAATCAAGCAAATACTAGATGACGAACCTGTGATATTAATTGGTGATATAACTGGGGGACTACCTGTGCCCAAACTTCCACCTTTCAGTGCTGTAGTTGGTAATGAAACTTATAATTTCTATGATATGCTCAGCTCATTTGGACCACAATCATTAGTTTTACCACTAGTAGCTATTTTAGAGGCAGTAGCCATAGCGAAAGCGTTCTCTGGAGGATTACAAGTTGATGCTAATCAAGAAATGATCGCACTTGGATTATGTAATATTGCGTCATCGTTTGTAAGTAGCATGCCTACTACAGGTTCTTTTACAAAGACCGCATTGAACCACGCATCAGGTGTGCAGACTCCTGCAGGAGGCATTTTCAactgtttgttaattattttgtcattAACAACATTAACTTCTACTTTCTATTATATACCTAAAGCATCGTTAGCGGGACTCATTATAACAGCAATGTTGTCTATGATAGACTATAAAATGTTCGGGAGATTATGGACTCACAGTAAGCGTGAGTTATGCATTTTAATTGCAACTGTAATCATATGTTTAGGTGTAGGACTAGAATATGGTATAATGACAGGAGTATGTTTCGATGccgcaataattttatatggtaAAGCCCGACCCACCCTTGACTTTTACACTCTGAAAGCATCAAAAGCTGATTTGATCGTAGTTCCACTAAACTATAATTTCTCTTATTGCGCTGCAGAACATGTTAGAAATATACTTCTTAAGGCAGCTCTGAACGCGTCACAAGACTGCTTCATAGTTATTGACGGCACAAATCTTATTAATCTTGATACAACAGTGGCATCGAATCTTATGTCTGTTTCACAAAATATAGACAAGCGAGCATGCCCAGTTCTGTTCTTGAACTTCGACGAtcgacttaaaaaaatgtgtatcgcAATAAAGCCGCTATTTGCAGAAAAGTTTATATCTACTGTAACAATATCTGACGTTGTcgatgtatatttaaaaaatatgtga